The following proteins come from a genomic window of Panicum hallii strain FIL2 chromosome 8, PHallii_v3.1, whole genome shotgun sequence:
- the LOC112903340 gene encoding uncharacterized protein LOC112903340 isoform X2 → MARRLAAATTFARTRKSLRIHNVELVSDLTLLPNTMRKPQLFPNSTGSRLVVNGPKESSGNKNTKYHPLLLQPFPKRSGNAKDDWSLDGNENLIIELQN, encoded by the exons ATGGCACGACGGTTAGCGGCCGCTACGACGTTCGCTCG AACGCGGAAGTCCCTGAGGATTCACAACGTCGAACTCGTCTCTGACCTCACACTCCTCCCCAACACAATGCGGAAGCCTCAGCTATTCCCGAACTCGACAGGATccag ATTAGTGGTAAATGGCCCAAAGGAGTCATCTGGGAATAAGAACACGAAGTACCATCCATTACTATTGCAG CCCTTTCCAAAACGCAGTGGAAATGCTAAAGATGATTGGAGCCTTGATGGAAATGAGAACCTTATAATTGAG CTGCAAAATTAA
- the LOC112903340 gene encoding uncharacterized protein LOC112903340 isoform X1, protein MARRLAAATTFARTRKSLRIHNVELVSDLTLLPNTMRKPQLFPNSTGSRLVVNGPKESSGNKNTKYHPLLLQPFPKRSGNAKDDWSLDGNENLIIEVSVSVAFLQAACTTPTHILGLKLCQDFLCI, encoded by the exons ATGGCACGACGGTTAGCGGCCGCTACGACGTTCGCTCG AACGCGGAAGTCCCTGAGGATTCACAACGTCGAACTCGTCTCTGACCTCACACTCCTCCCCAACACAATGCGGAAGCCTCAGCTATTCCCGAACTCGACAGGATccag ATTAGTGGTAAATGGCCCAAAGGAGTCATCTGGGAATAAGAACACGAAGTACCATCCATTACTATTGCAG CCCTTTCCAAAACGCAGTGGAAATGCTAAAGATGATTGGAGCCTTGATGGAAATGAGAACCTTATAATTGAGGTATCCGTGTCTGTTGCTTTCCTGCAAGCTGCATGCACAACACCTACACACATTTTAGGACTGAAACTTTGTCAAGATTTCCTTTGTATTTAG